The Hevea brasiliensis isolate MT/VB/25A 57/8 chromosome 9, ASM3005281v1, whole genome shotgun sequence nucleotide sequence CTGGACTGGTCTCCAAAACCTATGCAATGgaaaaccaacgtgctaagcataatgcttagtggtgcataatttataataacaataattaaacaattgaaataataaatcTATATGGTAATTCATAATTcctaggtcttttacatttttattcactttggaaacaatttaatttatcaaGATTTTTtcggtttacttattgtatattcagtcttatttaatcattattaatgctcaagaaacctataacatatTATAAAAGGTGGATACACggaagtatactagttagacagccatgtGTCTATCCATTATATGTTggtcatgtcaggcatgaagcctgcaggcaggcatttaagccagatataatattaggcataaagcctatagaacaatcatgtcagacatcttttatctgttaatgattattctcatgggcagtactgctatctgtagtccctaattggtataccaattgatcaagttaaataaataagtctaggtatactatgggcaattaaacactgttacttatttattaaaaatgttcatgtcactttatagtgggaaaataggtcccacatacccctttcatgtgatttagtatTTAATGGCTTCTTAGGGTTAatttcctaccataagataatttatctcatggacctttctttaggtttagttttTGTGTCTCACTTTTAcctatctatttgatcagtttgtagccactgtttggccacacttccttcatggaagttgtttctctatgtattatcttaattttcccttttgaatcatgtcaattttatttttaaaactcaagttatggtcaaataaccataactaattcattttcaaattctggttccttaactaggcagcttttggacttaaaatttACCTAACTAATGGAACctattgcagtcacttttaggcatagtgatcttcatagaaattgttgccctatgtcttttggtaacttagaatttttaatcacaaattttcaagttttgtgaaattatttatggctaatgaactgacctggactcatgtaccctgtgccaacaggagtTCAGTTTaggtcagtgactgcaggtcaactTTTAagtttcttacattcataatttgaggaaggtttctgaaacaaagttgtagctctatttcattggtttctggaaaggtatggatcatcccaattggatttttctagtgggagatatgactaaaagactgttctggagTCAAATGAAGTTTCGTCAGattacaggttttgatgtattgacttgttctaacaatttgacctagttctcttgatttttgggttttgatcaAAATACTAATTTTATAGTTCTGTGTCTTGTGGAAATTATTCACTGGTTTTATtatatttgagttcttgtagtccaagttatggccatttttccaaaactggtcgagtaAGTTTATGTCCAACAGTTTCTAGACAACccagttctggacagttttgtgacccaaattgggcCTGCAATTTCGTTTGGTTTAAGGAAATTCTAGGTTCTATGGTCTTCATTAAAATTATagcctatgtctaatctttccaatggtataaaattcaggtcatttggactattatggagggagttatgaccaaatgaatgtgtactgttcatttagtcattttcttggttttgtgcagggtcatctggattgggacagtgtttaggtcaagttttggatagaatttgggcatgatttcttcatagaaaatggagtgttttgggtctggtttcacctccaattggcctcataccaattagagaccAATTAGAGCAATACACAATCAGTTATGGCTTAAAACTCatgctggactcattgagtcccaaactgtgaaaaaacactcccaaattttCAATCTCTTCTAACTtctttacttcaattggcatatatagaacttctataagcaacaatttcatcttaaTTAGGTCAATCTCAAGCAAAGATAAAATTCCTCAATtgatgtacacaaaccctaatttcaaatttcaaactcaatcaattcaatccctttcacttctcatacatatactcataccaatcatcatctttaaactcatttacatcattTGAACACATCAAAGCCCAACACATttcttggctgccgaaatttggTAATATCATGagttcatgaatttcttgttaatttcttataatttctacttatctcaagtcactttcaaggATTAAAAGAAGAATGGAggaagaaaagcactaacctcttgtaaccCAACTTTTAAACTCTCCAAAACTTCAAGTTTCCTTCTTCTTATGGCTACCAATAGCTTCTTTATGAGGTAGAGATGATTTTTAGTAAAGAGAGGTTAAGGTTTTATgtggaggaagcttaggaaatcaAGCTATCAAAAAAGTAAATATGGAAAGAGAGAGAGCTTTGAGAATTCAGCCATGGtggggagagagaggaagaagaagacttggttggtggcttttgtctcttatgcctatatatatatatatatatatatatatatatatatatatatatatatataattatggtACTTTACTTTTTTATAATGTCActaatccatttctttttttttctttttcttttctcttcttcttcttcctaattaaattcataaatttttaacttatgttaattatttcattctctcaaattttattttattttctctaaattttctttaatatctttaatgtcatttttacctaaataaacctttgATTAGGTCCCAAAAGTATTTCCTATATTTCGttaaattttcttaacatttattccatcaatttatgtctcctcactatagtttaagtgtagttccagacattctgactatccgaacaggcattagtcatcggaacagtagaatgtatggactacctatggtgagggcattaTAATCATCAACCGTCTTACTAGCATAGTAGATAGCATTGACCTTTTTGTCTTTTCTTCGCCTAAGAACTGCTCCTACTACATAGTCACTTACATCACACATGATTTGAAATGGTAGCTCCCAGTCTAGAGGTTGCATTATTGGTATAAATATTAAtgcttcctttatcctgcaaaaagaaGCAAGGTaactttcatcaaaatcaaagggtacatcttgatttaacaagtttggtaatggcttagctatttttgAGAAGTATTTGATGAAACTTTTGTAGAATcccgcatgtcccaaaaagctttgcaCTCCTTTGACTAATGTGGAAGGTGGCATATCCTCTATGATTTCAATCTTCACTTTGTCCACTTCTATGCCTCTTTCTAATACTAGAAGAGCAAGAACTATGCCTTCTCTAACCACGAAACAGTATTTCTCCCAATTAAGTACTAAGTTTAATTCCTCATATATTTATAACACTTTGGAAAGATTAGTTaaacaatcatcaaaagtagtctCATAGACAGAGAAATTATCCATAAATACCTCCATTATATTTTCAATAAAGTTAGAGAAAATAGGCATCATGCAACTTTAAaaagtagcaggggcattacaaagaccaaaaggcattctcctatatgcaaaagtGCCATAGGGGCATGTGAAAATAGTcttttttaagtcttttaggtgaaTTGGAATTTCAAAAAAATCCCAAATACCCAACTAGGTAACAAAAATTTGAATGCTTAGCTAGTCTCTCATGTATTTGGTCAATAAACAGAAGAGGGAAGTGGTCCTTTCAGGTGGCACTATTTAATttcctatagtcaatgcacattTGCCAACCAATGACAGTCTTAGAAGGGATtaactcatcattttcatttttaattacaGTCATCCCACCCTTCTTATTAACCCACTGACTATCAGAAATAGGGTAAATTGCACCTGCATCTAATGGTTTCATAATTTCTTTCTTTACtatttctttcatgtttgggctaAGTCTCCTCTAATGCTCTATGGTGGGTTTACTGTTCTCTTTCATAGGTATCCTATGTATACAAATGGAAGGGCTAATCCCTTTTAGATCATTAATTTTATAACTAATACTTTTCCTATGGGTTCTTAGTTCCCTCAATAATTTTTCTTCCTTTTCCTCAGTTAGACTAGCATTAATTATTATAGGATAAGTAGAGTTTGAGGAAAGAAATGCATACCTGAgagtggaaggaagaggtttgagtTCTACCTATTATGCTACCTCCTTATCATTTGGTGTTGACATGGTCAGAGTTTGCTTTAACTCCTACATTTGAAGTGCTTGAGCCAATGGCAATGGTGGGCTAGTTTCTAGTGATTGTGTAACTGCTGCAATTTACTTGCTTTCATCCTTTGTAGTGCCATTGTGCATAATAAAAGCTTTTAGAGGGTCTTTTGGATATCTCTTGTTGAACTCCTCTTCAACTAGCTCACCAATTATATCAACCCTTAGACACTTATCCATGTTTTGCTTTTGTTTCATGGCTTGTAActagttgaattccacttcttcttctcccacTTTAAGAGTCAACCACCCATTTTTGACTTCTATGATTGCTTCGACAGTTGCTAAAAAAGGTCTTGCAAAGATTAATGGAATTTgaacatcctcctccatctccaaaATCCCTATTGGATACTTGATAGATCTGCCTGCCAATTACAATGAAATTATAGTTAGTTTAAGTTCTCCAACATTCAGTGTTTGATAGATAGATAAGGGCATAAGACTAACACTTGCTCCCAAGTCATAAAGGGCCTTATCAATGTTCATGTTGCCAATAAAATAAGGTATTGAGAAGCTTCCACGATCTTTTAGCTTTGGAGGCAATTTATTTTGCAAGATTGCTCTGCATTCCTCAGTGAGAGCCACTATCTTATAGTCATCAAGCTTCCTCTTGTTTGATAGTATCTCTTTTAAGAACTTGGCATATGGTGGCATCTGAAATAGGGTGTTTATGAAGGGAATGTTGATATAGCATTTCTGTAAGACTTCTAAAAATTTCCTAAATTACTTGTCTAGCTTAGCTttctaaaatcttaaaaaaaaaaaaaaaggtaatggtGGTTAGTAGGGCTTTGGtagttctttcttttcttctttctttttcctctaTCTTCTCCTTAACTACTTCTGTTTGTGCTTCCTCTCCCTTTGCTTAAGCGTCGATTTCAGCAAGGGCCTCTTCTATTGCTTTCTCGTTTAGTTTTAGCCTTTGGTCTCCTAGCATTCTACCACTCCTCAAGGTAACTGCCTTGTAGTGTTCCTTTGGATTCATCTTCAGTTGACTAGGTAGTTTTCCAATGGCTTTACTTGAAGAGCTAACTTACTGAGCAATCTAGTTCTTAAGCATTTTGTTATATATAGCTAATTGGTCCATTCTGGAGGTCAACTATTTAATCATCTCATTTTATTATTGCTGGGCTGATAAAAAACTTTCCATCATTGATTCCATTGTCAACTTTGGTTCAGGCTActgaggttgaggaggtggtgcCAGTTGAGTCATGTTTGAC carries:
- the LOC110661940 gene encoding uncharacterized protein LOC110661940 yields the protein MPPYAKFLKEILSNKRKLDDYKIVALTEECRAILQNKLPPKLKDRGSFSIPYFIGNMNIDKALYDLGASRSIKYPIGILEMEEDVQIPLIFARPFLATVEAIIEVKNGWLTLKVGEEEVEFN